Part of the Zhongshania aliphaticivorans genome, GCCTTGCATATCTAGCTCTTGAAATATGGCGTAGAGCACGGCAAGGCCGCCGATAAAGACTTCTTTGCGATCGTCGCTGAGGCCAGGAATGTTTAGATTTTGATTGTTTTCGATGGCTAAGACTTGGTTTTTTAATTTTTCCAGGCCATCGGCTGAGATATAGCCAGCTTCGCTGAGTTGTTGTTCTGCTAATATTTTGCCGATACTGCGAATCGTGCCGGAGGAGCCAACGGCTTCGTCCCATTGGGCTCGAAAGGGTTCGACGTAGGGGCTAAGCATTTGTCTGGCGGCGTTGACGGCTTTCTTAAAGGCTTTGTCGCAAATGTTGCCGTCTGCAAAATAGCGCATGCTGAAACTAACACAGCCCATGGGCAAGCTTTCGAGCTGGCGCGGTGCATTGGTGCCTATGACGAGTTCAGTGGAGCCACCGCCAATGTCGATGACTAGGCGACGTTGTTTTTCTGGTGCGAAGTCGTTAGCAACGCCTAGGTAGACTAAGCGGGCTTCCTCAGTGCCGGAGATAATGTTGATGGGTAAACCAAGTACCGCTTCTGCTTTTGCCATGAAGTCGTTGGCGTTGGTAGCGGCGCGGAGGGTGTTGGTGCCAACTATGCGGATTTGTCGTGGAGGCACGCTGCGTAGACGATCGGCCATTTTGGCAAGGCTCGCTAGGGCTCGCTCTTGCGCATCGTCGCTAAGCCGGCCATCATTATCTAAACCTGCGGCAAGCCTAACCATGTCTTTGTGTCGATCGATAACTCGGAGCTTGTCTTCGTGGAAACGAGCGATGAGCAAATGAAAGCTGTTGGATCCCAAGTCGAGGGCAGCGTACGAGTCGTTATTTAGAGCCATTGTAATAATAATTCCTTGGTGAGGGTTTAGTGTATCGGCTGAGCAAGGCAAAATCGACTGCTTATATAAGTCATATTAATGACATATATTTTTATTAGACTGGTAGGTTGTTTTGGTTGCGTTATTTTATATAAAGGATGAGTAATGATCGGGCAGAGCGAAGGGGCAACCTGGATTGCAAAAGAGCTGAGTTGGCTTTCGTTTAATGAGAGAGTGTTGCAGGAGGCTGCTGATCCAGATGTGCCAGTCATTCAGCGCATTCGATATCTGGGGATTTTTTCTAATAACTTAGATGAATTTTTCCGCGTTCGGGTTGCAGATGTGCGGCGTTTGGCGGCATTTTCTTCTCCCTCAAAGCAGGAAGAGTATAAGGTATTACTGGAAGAAATTCGGCAATCGGTAATGAAGTTGCAGCATCGCTTTGACGCGATGTATCGCGAGAATTTAAAAGAGCTGCGACGCCGTAAAATTTATTTGGTTAATGAGCAGCAGCTTGATACTACCCAAACAGATTTTGTGCGGCGTTATTTCCATTCCCATATTCAGCAAGAGTTAGTGCCGATTATTCTGGATGATGCCAACCCCATTCCAGAGCTTAACGATGCGTCAATATATTTAGCGATTAAGTTGAGTAGCGAACAGAGTACGCGTTTTGCGTTACTTGAAATTCCTACTACGCGTCTCGAGCGGTTTATTCGTATCCCCGGCCGAAAAGGGCGCCGTGGAAAAGTATTAATAGCGTTAGAGAATATGATCAGGGTTTGTTTACCCGATGTTTTTCGTGGGATTTTTCCCATGGATGAAACGGCCGCTTTTACAATAAAGCTTACTCGTGATGCTGACTTGGAGTTGGGTGAAGAAGTTACGCATACGTTTGTAGAGAAAATGACGCAAAGTTTGAAGCGTCGTAAAAAAGGCGATCCGGTTCGTTTTGTTTACGACAGCGCAATGCCTAATGATTTGCTGGAATATTTGACTAAGCGTTTGGGCTTGGGGCGTTTGGATTCGATGATTCCTGGTGGGCGCTACCATAACTCAAAAGATTTTATGCGCTTCCCCAACTTAGGGCCTGCGTATCTCGATAATAAGCGCTTGCCGGCCGTGCCTGTGCCGGTTATTGATAATGCTGAGAATATTTTAAGCTGTTTGCGAGAGCAGGATATTTTGCTACATTACCCTTACCACAGTTTTAATTACCTCACTGATTTGCTTAAGACGGCGGCAATTGATCCGCAAGTAAAAAGTATTAAGGCGAGCTTGTATCGTGTGGCTTCAAATTCTCACGTGGTTGATGCCTTATTGAATGCGGTAGCCAATCACAAAGAAGTGACGGTAGTGGTTGAGTTGCAGGCGCGTTTTGATGAAGAGGCCAATATTGCCTTGTCTCAGCGGCTTACAGATGGCGGTGTAAACGTTATTTTGGGCGTCCCGGGTTTGAAAGTTCACAGCAAATTGATTTCTATTGTGCGTCAAGAGGGTAATGTTCAGAAGTATTATTCTCATATTGGCACTGGGAATTTTAATGAAAAAACCGCGACTATTTATACCGACTTTAGCCTGCTTACTTATGATCAAGCGCTGGGTGACGAGGTAGCAAAAGTTTTTGACTTTATTGCGTATAACTACAAGCGCCATGAGTTTAAACATCTTGCGGTGTCACCTTTGAATAGCCGGGATCGAATTCTGGAATTAGTTGAAGGTGAAATTCGCAACGGGAAAAAGGGCCTTGAATGCGGTATTACTTTAAAGTGCAATAATTTAGTTGACCGTGAGCTAATTGATAAGTTGTATGAAGCGAGTTCAGTTGGGGTTCCGGTTCGTTTGATTGTGCGAGGTATGTGCTCCTTGGTGCCGGGTGTTAAAGGCTTAAGTGAAAATATTGAAGCCATTAGTATTGTTGATGGGTTTTTAGAGCACCCTCGTGTTTATGTG contains:
- the ppx gene encoding exopolyphosphatase — its product is MALNNDSYAALDLGSNSFHLLIARFHEDKLRVIDRHKDMVRLAAGLDNDGRLSDDAQERALASLAKMADRLRSVPPRQIRIVGTNTLRAATNANDFMAKAEAVLGLPINIISGTEEARLVYLGVANDFAPEKQRRLVIDIGGGSTELVIGTNAPRQLESLPMGCVSFSMRYFADGNICDKAFKKAVNAARQMLSPYVEPFRAQWDEAVGSSGTIRSIGKILAEQQLSEAGYISADGLEKLKNQVLAIENNQNLNIPGLSDDRKEVFIGGLAVLYAIFQELDMQGLHVSAYAIREGIVHDLAGRLHHRDKREDTIKQLIIQYGIDSAQGDHVAELCTRLLPAVSAHLNTPESEAEALLRWAAQLHELGLAIAHGGYHKHGAYILGNADMPGFSRQEQARLSFLVANHRRKPKQPSTVTYGVTADWPLVCVLRLSCILYRRRQPKALPESITLENPSADELILSIPEDWLSINPLITADLEDEAELLKKSLGIKLRLESKSG
- the ppk1 gene encoding polyphosphate kinase 1 — translated: MIGQSEGATWIAKELSWLSFNERVLQEAADPDVPVIQRIRYLGIFSNNLDEFFRVRVADVRRLAAFSSPSKQEEYKVLLEEIRQSVMKLQHRFDAMYRENLKELRRRKIYLVNEQQLDTTQTDFVRRYFHSHIQQELVPIILDDANPIPELNDASIYLAIKLSSEQSTRFALLEIPTTRLERFIRIPGRKGRRGKVLIALENMIRVCLPDVFRGIFPMDETAAFTIKLTRDADLELGEEVTHTFVEKMTQSLKRRKKGDPVRFVYDSAMPNDLLEYLTKRLGLGRLDSMIPGGRYHNSKDFMRFPNLGPAYLDNKRLPAVPVPVIDNAENILSCLREQDILLHYPYHSFNYLTDLLKTAAIDPQVKSIKASLYRVASNSHVVDALLNAVANHKEVTVVVELQARFDEEANIALSQRLTDGGVNVILGVPGLKVHSKLISIVRQEGNVQKYYSHIGTGNFNEKTATIYTDFSLLTYDQALGDEVAKVFDFIAYNYKRHEFKHLAVSPLNSRDRILELVEGEIRNGKKGLECGITLKCNNLVDRELIDKLYEASSVGVPVRLIVRGMCSLVPGVKGLSENIEAISIVDGFLEHPRVYVFRNAGKPRYFISSADLMTRNIDFRVEVTCPVYSEPLQQTLQSILDLQWADNVKARILDASQSNAFKPRKKSSAKIRSQLLTHKFLSTGKLPRMAKLDYRSRVKAKAKPGKSKAKK